In Candidatus Roseilinea sp., one DNA window encodes the following:
- a CDS encoding hypothetical protein (possible pseudo, frameshifted), giving the protein MLQNGWYTWFAPLVAVGEVLVGIALIVGMLTAIAAFFGGLMNWNFIMAGTASTNALLFAIAILLMLAWRVAGWYGVDRWLLPKLGTPWGEVTVREARGSALRDTQPAR; this is encoded by the coding sequence ATGTTGCAGAACGGCTGGTATACCTGGTTCGCTCCGCTGGTCGCCGTTGGCGAAGTATTGGTCGGCATCGCCCTCATCGTCGGTATGCTCACCGCCATCGCAGCCTTCTTCGGCGGTTTGATGAATTGGAACTTCATCATGGCCGGCACGGCCAGCACGAACGCGTTGTTATTCGCCATCGCCATCCTGCTCATGCTGGCCTGGCGCGTAGCCGGCTGGTACGGCGTGGACCGCTGGCTGCTGCCGAAGCTGGGCACACCCTGGGGCGAGGTGACTGTGCGCGAAGCAAGGGGCAGC
- a CDS encoding alpha-amylase: MEFHISRAARDRYDFDQSIYQFTGNAVFADLRAVREFAQRMNDRRDAARHPDRAVRAGDLNAMGLIDELSHLVVRLYDEELRRRGQLSLDRRVFSDALDYASQQLGPEAVYATLARFTDRFPPVAVYRREMDPATYLASNSVDALEELMMLWLENENPAFQPFDELFDDAEVAEGTAYRQVIATIRAFFDQQPRFGPDNQTLVEMLQAPARAAPGSLQGQLEFIRQRWAPYFGEAFSRFLTRLLIGFDLIREDEKAAFGFGGPGPALVPTIEDLRGTYAAPSGDISVVEYEAFTPDTDWMPRLVLLAKNTYVWLDQLSRKYQRAITRLDQVPDEELAQMAKWGFTGLWLIGLWERSKASQRIKQLMGAHDAVASAYSLYDYVIAEDLGGEAALNHLKAQAWRYGIRLASDMVPNHMGIDSKWVLERPDYFLSLDHPPFPSYTFNGPDLSGDPRVGIFLEDHYYTRTDAAVVFKRLDRWTGDVRYIYHGNDGTSFPWNDTAQINYLNPEAREAVIQTILHVARQFPIIRFDAAMTLAKRHIRRLWFPEPGAGGAIPSRAGHGMTAEEFDARMPNEFWREVVDRAAVEAPDTLLLAEAFWMLEGYFVRTLGMHRVYNSAFMNMLRDEKNDEYRQLIKNTIEFDPEILRRYVNFQNNPDEKTAVEQFGKGDKYFGVCVLMCTMPGLPMFGHGQIEGYTEKYGMEFRYPKLWEWPDQELVARHEREIFPLLKKRYLFAGVDQFRLFDFYAPDGRVNEDVFAYSNAYGDERTLVLYHNKFAEARGWIRISAAYAVKRGDEKVLTQSTLGEALGLHDDESHFVVFHDAISGLEFIRSSRELCNHGLYAELRAYEYHVFDRIDEVRDDAAHPYAELNARLQGRWVASIAEELEIVRLTPVARAFRRLVDAGLMKRLVGASAPDATEHAQAFDDLEARAQALLEAIQRHSKGGDAVDVDACREVARTVREDVRRFVALRAQGRLPDDELTLATVLGWLLSRHLTKVMGLSRVEPVEALGAARPTQEDSPERVSRMWLTRWRLGDELQAALREFGLDDRQAWQAVMQVKLLMAHRDLLASLAHLPLPTPDDVEPPMLDAHLPFVALRALFDDPDAQALLQINVHDGATYFNKEAFESLITALDAAVRLDQQAEDTGARARALIAAAKAAEYRLERLLAGPAAPASRKESV; this comes from the coding sequence ATGGAATTCCATATCTCCCGCGCCGCCCGCGACCGCTACGACTTCGATCAGTCCATCTATCAGTTCACCGGCAACGCGGTCTTCGCCGACCTGCGCGCCGTGCGTGAGTTCGCCCAGCGCATGAACGACCGACGCGACGCTGCCCGCCACCCCGACCGCGCCGTCCGCGCCGGCGACTTGAACGCCATGGGGTTGATTGACGAGCTATCGCATCTGGTCGTCCGGCTCTACGATGAGGAGTTGCGCCGGCGCGGGCAGCTTTCGCTGGATCGGCGCGTCTTCAGCGACGCGCTCGACTACGCCAGCCAACAGCTTGGGCCAGAGGCGGTGTATGCGACGCTGGCGCGCTTCACCGATCGCTTTCCGCCGGTCGCGGTGTATCGCCGTGAGATGGACCCGGCGACCTATCTGGCGTCGAACAGCGTAGATGCGCTCGAGGAGCTGATGATGTTGTGGCTGGAGAACGAGAATCCGGCCTTTCAGCCGTTCGACGAGTTGTTCGATGACGCCGAAGTCGCCGAAGGCACGGCTTACCGCCAGGTGATCGCGACGATTCGCGCATTTTTCGATCAGCAACCGCGCTTCGGCCCGGACAACCAGACGCTGGTCGAGATGCTGCAGGCGCCGGCGCGTGCTGCGCCGGGTTCGTTGCAAGGCCAGTTGGAGTTCATCCGGCAGCGGTGGGCACCGTATTTCGGCGAGGCATTCAGCCGCTTCCTGACGCGTTTGCTGATCGGCTTCGACTTGATCCGCGAAGACGAGAAAGCGGCGTTCGGGTTCGGCGGACCAGGGCCGGCGCTGGTGCCGACCATCGAAGACTTGCGCGGCACCTACGCCGCACCGTCGGGCGACATTAGCGTGGTCGAATATGAAGCCTTCACGCCCGATACGGACTGGATGCCGCGGCTGGTGCTGCTGGCCAAGAACACCTACGTCTGGCTCGACCAGCTCTCGCGCAAGTATCAGCGCGCCATCACCCGGCTCGACCAAGTGCCGGACGAAGAGTTGGCCCAAATGGCGAAGTGGGGCTTCACCGGCCTGTGGCTGATCGGCCTGTGGGAGCGCAGCAAAGCGTCACAGCGCATCAAGCAGCTCATGGGCGCGCACGACGCCGTTGCTTCGGCCTATTCGCTCTACGACTATGTGATCGCCGAAGACCTGGGCGGCGAAGCGGCGCTGAACCACCTTAAGGCGCAGGCGTGGCGCTACGGCATTCGGCTGGCCAGCGACATGGTGCCCAATCACATGGGCATTGACTCGAAGTGGGTGCTCGAGCGGCCGGATTACTTCCTCTCGCTCGATCATCCGCCCTTCCCGTCGTATACGTTCAACGGGCCAGATCTCTCCGGCGACCCGCGCGTCGGCATCTTCCTCGAAGATCACTACTACACCCGCACCGACGCCGCCGTGGTCTTCAAGCGCCTCGATCGTTGGACAGGCGATGTGCGCTACATCTATCACGGCAACGACGGCACGTCCTTTCCATGGAACGACACGGCGCAGATCAACTATCTCAATCCCGAGGCGCGCGAGGCGGTGATCCAGACCATCCTGCATGTGGCGCGGCAGTTCCCGATTATTCGCTTCGACGCCGCCATGACGCTGGCCAAGCGGCACATCCGCCGGCTGTGGTTCCCCGAGCCGGGGGCGGGTGGGGCGATTCCGTCGCGCGCCGGCCACGGCATGACCGCCGAGGAGTTCGACGCGCGGATGCCGAACGAGTTCTGGCGCGAGGTGGTGGATCGCGCGGCAGTCGAAGCGCCCGATACGCTGCTGCTGGCCGAGGCGTTTTGGATGCTGGAGGGCTACTTCGTGCGCACCCTCGGCATGCACCGCGTCTACAACAGCGCGTTCATGAACATGCTGCGCGACGAGAAGAACGATGAGTATCGCCAGCTCATCAAGAACACCATCGAGTTCGATCCCGAAATCCTGCGCCGCTACGTCAACTTCCAGAACAACCCAGATGAGAAGACGGCCGTCGAGCAATTCGGCAAGGGCGACAAGTACTTTGGCGTGTGCGTGCTGATGTGCACCATGCCCGGCCTGCCCATGTTCGGGCATGGCCAGATCGAAGGCTACACCGAGAAATACGGCATGGAGTTTCGCTACCCGAAGCTGTGGGAGTGGCCCGACCAAGAGCTGGTCGCCCGGCATGAACGCGAGATCTTCCCGCTGTTGAAGAAGCGCTACCTCTTTGCCGGCGTGGATCAGTTTCGCCTGTTCGATTTCTACGCTCCGGATGGCCGGGTGAACGAGGACGTGTTCGCCTACTCGAACGCCTACGGCGACGAAAGGACGCTGGTGCTGTATCACAACAAATTCGCCGAGGCGCGCGGCTGGATTCGCATATCGGCAGCGTACGCCGTCAAGCGCGGCGATGAGAAGGTGCTCACACAATCCACGCTCGGTGAAGCGCTTGGCCTGCACGATGACGAGTCGCACTTCGTCGTGTTCCACGACGCCATCAGCGGCCTCGAATTCATCCGCAGCAGCCGTGAGCTGTGCAATCATGGGCTATATGCGGAGCTGCGCGCCTACGAGTATCACGTCTTCGACCGCATTGACGAGGTGCGGGATGACGCTGCGCATCCCTACGCCGAGCTGAACGCCCGGCTGCAAGGGCGCTGGGTGGCGAGCATCGCGGAGGAACTGGAGATCGTGCGGCTGACGCCGGTGGCGCGCGCCTTCCGTCGGTTGGTAGATGCTGGCTTGATGAAGCGCCTGGTCGGTGCGTCGGCGCCGGACGCGACCGAGCACGCGCAGGCGTTTGACGACCTCGAAGCGCGTGCGCAGGCGCTGCTCGAAGCGATTCAGCGCCATAGCAAGGGCGGCGATGCCGTGGATGTGGATGCCTGTCGCGAGGTTGCCCGTACCGTTCGTGAGGATGTGCGCCGCTTTGTCGCGTTGCGCGCGCAAGGCCGGCTGCCGGACGACGAACTGACGCTTGCAACTGTACTGGGCTGGCTACTCTCGCGCCATCTGACCAAGGTGATGGGGCTATCGCGGGTTGAGCCTGTCGAAGCCCTTGGCGCGGCCAGGCCGACCCAAGAAGACAGCCCAGAGCGGGTCAGCCGGATGTGGCTCACCCGTTGGCGCTTGGGCGACGAGTTGCAGGCTGCTCTGCGCGAATTCGGCTTGGACGACCGGCAGGCGTGGCAGGCTGTGATGCAGGTCAAGCTGCTGATGGCGCATCGCGACCTGCTCGCGTCACTCGCTCATCTCCCACTCCCCACGCCCGATGATGTCGAACCCCCGATGCTCGACGCTCATCTTCCCTTCGTCGCACTTCGGGCGCTATTCGACGACCCCGACGCTCAGGCCCTGCTTCAAATCAACGTGCATGATGGCGCGACCTACTTCAACAAGGAGGCGTTCGAGTCGTTGATAACGGCGTTGGATGCAGCAGTGCGCCTCGATCAACAAGCAGAGGATACGGGCGCTAGGGCTCGAGCGTTGATTGCAGCGGCGAAAGCGGCTGAATATCGCTTGGAACGGTTGCTGGCCGGACCGGCAGCGCCAGCGTCTCGCAAGGAAAGCGTGTGA